From the genome of Mycobacterium dioxanotrophicus, one region includes:
- a CDS encoding alpha-keto acid decarboxylase family protein yields MPENAYTVGDYLLDRLAELGVTEIFGVPGDYQLEFLDHVLAHPHVRWVGGANELNAGYAADGYGRLRGMAALVTTFGVGELSAANAVAGSYAEHVPVVHIVGAPSKDAQGARRIVHHTLGDGDFDHFLRISREITCAQANLVPATATREIDRVLSEVREQKRPGYLLIATDVARFPTEPPAAPLPRYTAGTSPRALTLFTAAAAELIDKHRIAVLADFLVHRLGCVKELNALLAADTVPHATLMWGKSLVDESSPNYVGIYAGAASEDSVREVIEDAPVLVTAGVLFTDMVSGFFSQRLDPARTIDIGANQSVIAGQVYAPLDMSAALEAVTAILTERGITSPELPPAPTRTQAQAPVRDATLTQEALWDRLSQALTPGNVVLADQGTSFYGMAGHRLPSGVTFIGQPLWGSIGYTLPAALGAGLADRSRRTVLLIGDGAAQLTIQELGTFGREGLAPVVVVVNNDGYTVERAIHGVTAAYNDITAWRWSDLPAALGVADALTFRVSTCGELDDALTAAAATADRMVFIEAVLARMDIPPLLTELAQSASEANSRGTS; encoded by the coding sequence ATGCCCGAAAACGCCTACACGGTCGGTGACTATCTGCTGGACCGCCTCGCCGAGCTCGGGGTGACCGAGATCTTCGGAGTGCCCGGCGATTACCAGCTGGAATTCCTCGACCACGTCCTGGCCCACCCGCATGTGCGGTGGGTGGGTGGCGCGAACGAACTCAACGCCGGGTATGCCGCCGACGGGTACGGCCGGTTGCGCGGCATGGCGGCCCTGGTGACGACATTCGGGGTGGGCGAGCTGTCGGCCGCCAACGCCGTGGCGGGCAGCTACGCCGAACACGTGCCGGTCGTGCACATCGTCGGCGCCCCGTCCAAGGACGCGCAGGGCGCCCGCCGCATCGTGCACCACACGCTCGGTGACGGCGACTTCGACCATTTCCTGCGGATCAGCCGCGAAATCACCTGCGCCCAAGCCAATCTGGTGCCCGCCACCGCGACGCGGGAGATCGACCGCGTGCTCTCGGAGGTGCGCGAGCAGAAACGCCCTGGCTATCTGCTGATCGCGACCGACGTCGCCCGCTTCCCCACCGAACCTCCCGCCGCTCCGCTCCCGCGCTACACCGCTGGCACCAGCCCGCGTGCACTGACACTGTTCACGGCGGCCGCGGCCGAACTCATCGACAAGCACCGGATCGCGGTGCTCGCCGACTTCCTGGTGCACCGGCTGGGTTGCGTCAAGGAACTCAACGCGCTGCTGGCCGCCGACACCGTGCCGCACGCCACCCTCATGTGGGGCAAGAGCTTGGTGGACGAGAGTTCACCGAACTATGTCGGCATCTATGCCGGTGCGGCGAGCGAGGATTCGGTGCGCGAGGTGATCGAGGACGCGCCGGTGCTGGTGACCGCGGGCGTGCTGTTCACCGACATGGTCAGCGGGTTTTTCAGCCAGCGCCTGGACCCGGCCCGCACCATCGACATCGGCGCCAACCAGAGCGTCATCGCCGGTCAGGTGTACGCGCCACTGGACATGTCCGCCGCACTGGAGGCCGTCACCGCGATCCTGACCGAACGTGGGATCACCTCGCCCGAGCTCCCACCCGCACCGACCCGGACCCAGGCCCAGGCACCGGTCAGGGACGCGACGTTGACCCAGGAAGCGTTGTGGGACAGGCTCTCTCAGGCGCTGACGCCGGGCAACGTGGTGCTGGCGGATCAGGGCACGTCGTTCTACGGCATGGCGGGGCATCGGCTTCCGTCGGGCGTGACGTTCATCGGCCAACCGCTGTGGGGGTCCATCGGCTACACCCTGCCGGCCGCACTTGGAGCCGGGCTGGCCGACCGCAGTCGGCGCACGGTGCTGCTGATCGGTGACGGCGCAGCGCAATTGACGATCCAAGAACTCGGCACCTTCGGCCGCGAAGGGTTGGCGCCGGTCGTCGTGGTGGTCAACAACGACGGCTACACGGTGGAGCGGGCGATCCACGGTGTGACTGCGGCGTACAACGACATCACCGCTTGGCGCTGGTCGGACCTGCCCGCCGCGCTGGGGGTGGCCGACGCCCTGACGTTCCGGGTGTCCACCTGCGGGGAACTCGACGATGCACTCACCGCGGCGGCTGCCACCGCTGATCGCATGGTGTTCATCGAGGCGGTGCTGGCGCGGATGGACATCCCGCCGCTGCTGACCGAACTCGCGCAGTCGGCGTCAGAGGCCAATTCCCGTGGGACGTCGTAG